One Gossypium hirsutum isolate 1008001.06 chromosome A08, Gossypium_hirsutum_v2.1, whole genome shotgun sequence genomic window, TGGCCAATGAAGGGAGTCATTGCTTTCTTTCTCtcattttttagggtttttttcttGTCATTGACTTTTATTTTGACTTTCTGCAGGATTATGTATGGTttttattaatcttattaaatattaatctcattttggttaatttgaacttttttattattttgttgattgATCTATTTTTGGTTCGAAGGTTACtccaaatatatttttcattcttttaaattCTTGTATTGCACttatattatactttttttttttggatgaagGGAATGACCCCCTTTCTCTCATGTTCACACATATGACGTTGAGCAAACTAGGGTTTGCATCCCTAGCTACTATCTGAAAATGATATGGGCTTGGCTTAATTGGTGGGCTTAGAATAGATTTAAGTTAATTGGGCTAGGTTAGGCCTAGATCCAAaattaaaaggaaagaaaaagattggGCCTTTAACTTGGGCTTGTGTTTGGGTTAATAAGCTTGggctcttttttaaaaaatgggtcaCGATTTGATGGGTCCAAAATAAAAACGAATTGGATTGTAAGCTTATTTGGgtcttaaactttaaaatttttattcatcaaGACACAACATATTTGGGCTTTAAAACAATTGGGTATTTAAACATCTctcaaaaaatgatttttaaagctGAGCAACTTCCAattttaattttctcaaaaataaaagtttttaataaattgtaattttgtttttaaaaatatccaaaatttcatgaattagGCTAAATTAAAGTAGAAAGAGTTAACATTAATTTCAACTTCAATTGAAACTAAAAGTACACACCAACCTAAAATTTAAAAGCAAaggatttaatttaaaaaaaattaaaaactcaaatCCAGGTTCACAATGAGTCACAAAAAAATGGGGCGGAGTTTTAACTTTCTGAAACATTTATCTTAACGTAAACGTCTCCATAACGAGTAGAAGAGCGCAACAGATGGTTGGATGTAAACCTTAGATTAAGACTGCTTCCcatttttcatttgtttatgCAAATCTCATCCTACGTGGCATTGAATTTGGGTAAATCTAGTTGAAATTTGACCTACTCTTAAATCAATAATTGATCAAGCATCCTTGTTGTCCTTGATTAAGACTCTATCTGAAAACTACTTTTATGGTAAACCCTATCTTAGGGATGCACAGTGAAACACAAATACAATGCTTACTCATGAGTTGCTTAGGAGGATGAGATTAAAATTGTTTATTATGGTATTATTAcgttaatttaaatttataatttatagagataataaaatgtgcataataaaatttaaatgataaattaatatcctactatatttatatttttattgacttctttaaaatttaagattttatcaatttaattagtacaaatttaaatcgaatatttttattgatttttattaaaataaaaaaaaatctccaaaaatATCTAAAAGGTTGTTAAAATATTTGGCAAGTTCCCCCAGAAAAGCAGGATAACACACATACAGACATGTCGTGGACCAGATAGTAGATCCATAAGTTTTGAGCAATTGACCTCGTGcaatgaaaaatggaaaaaaatataaattttaaaaaaaagtgtgaGGTGGAATGAAAGTTGAGGTTTTTTCTTTTATCCTCAGATCGGTAAGCACAGAATAGATTATCGATAAGAGATGAATGATTTGAGTGCAATAATTGATATGGATTTTGTTTTCCTATATAAAACCAAACAAATAAaggaaatatatttattcatacaTGTTGAACGATAAGCTTGTTTTTTCAGTGGGGCGGCCCACTTGCCCTATTTGCTGGCTCTTTTCCCACCCAAGTCCCTACACCAGAGaaaatccatttttattttttcaaaaacatgGGTCCATCCAATGAACTTCTGACCTGGATTCatcatactctttttttttttaattcccaTACACTAACATTTAGGAAAGTAGTATTATAAAttcttttttatcaatttaaccattattttttttagttaaatttcatcatctttaacttttcaaaaaataattattgtttttaatagaaatgataattaaagtattaatttttaatattattaacgtGACAATTCGCATGACAATCATCTACACATCATGCtaacataatattatttattttgtatgttacgttaataaataatttaaaaattataaaaatttaaaatttaaaacaaaccaaaattaaaataaaaaaaatataaaaaactcataaaaattcaaataaaattactATAAAGTACACATGGATTATAATATAAGTTCccgtatttaaaattttaacattttaaatagtatttttattaaaaaatcattttaaaatgctcaaatttaattaaaaaacagtcaaattaataaaaaaaatataaacattaagagataaatttgacattatatcTTTACATGATTTAATGTCACCAAACTTAATAATGCTAATGAtttctaatttcaaaaattaattaataaattattatgaaatttattatatgtaaaagttaaattttactttattaGTTTTGAAAATGTAAATCAAAAGCTAATCGAAGATAAAGAAGatagattgaagaaaaaaaatcaatattgagaatatttaaatttttttaatattattagtatttatatGCTTTACTTGAAAATCTGATCGAAAAGTAGGATGACATGAATAAGAATATAggtttaaaaaatagatttagacAAAAAAGAGAAGACCCCTTTATCTCAAGTAAGGTTCTTTGGGTCTATACTCGgcctaactttacaaaaaaaaaaaaaagagttattttctactattttgttattgttttcccactgtttttctattattgtattgtcatttcattattatattattactattttattgttattatttagattttatataactcttgttttattgttaattttgctattatataagaaaattttaatttattttcaatttgttgtgaaacatttattttaatatttttagtgtttttattgtattatattgtgtatataaaaaataaaataaaataaaaaattgtaatatgATTGAACTGGAccgaaattttaacatttttattcgagGTAGTCTACATCATTATTAAATGTAGAAAAATATCAATTGTGATGAATGTCATTCATGGAACTTAAACAACATCTAACATAAGGTCAATCATCGCCAACTAGCAATTATGGATCGGAAATGTCGAGATCCATTGTAGTGGCACAAAATGTCGTCGAACAAAGTAGTTGGTACGAATCTATTGTAGTGGCACAAAATGTCGTCGAACAAAGTAGTTGGTACGAATTGAAAATACTAGGAACATATTCTTTGGGCTAATTGTTCCCGATTCAAAATATGAAGTACTAATCGCCCTCGTCATATACCGCTTAGTTATAATGACATGAAAATCTTTATTGTGCCTTTCTCAATAATGATAATTATGTAACACCATTGAGTACAACAACACAAGGGGATGAGATAAACACATTTCGCTTAATCGATGTACACAGTTTGGCCGTTGATGAAGACCGTCCTAACTGTTCCTACCCCGTATGACTCCTTCGAATCACATATTTTGATTGTTGTAGTTGGTTTAGTgatgttaaattttatatttttgtaatatttttagtgatgtaaattaattacttttcaatttagtATCTCCAAAGTAGTATTAATTAAcatattgaaataattattttatctcaATTAAGAGACCACATTATTGGATCCAACGCCTTAAGtttagtatatttattttatatatttatatttttcgaacaaattagtttaataaaatattcattttttatattaatattcttTATATATTATCCTCAAagatttttgcatgcaaaataaCATGGAAGTAAATATTGACTCACTGGTTATCTagtatttaactaatactaagcaatatTACTTAGTCGGATCATAATACAGAAAggtaacttgtattagtagataatctaaacgtgtttttagtctaatcgaaaatgagcaaatagattgaaaaactaatatgtcatatatcaagttcaattggggaaatgttttgttttgagtATTGAAGTGGCTGATTCCTAGAatatagagacataaatgtaacTGACTCAACTGACTGTTAAAATTGTTATACTACTAAGTAAAGTTCATTGTAGTCCCTCTACTAAAAAATTctccaaattagtccttatacattaaaagtttatttaaatcatgacatcgttaaatttgttgttaagtTAATAATAACTAGaacaaaatatattatactcaATTGATTTACCCATAAATTGACCTGACCCATAAAAGCTCAGCCATACCAAAAAAAGAAATCCATGAACCTTTGAACTATCGTGgggctaaaaaaaattaaacaacccAACTCTTGTGACTCTCCCACGCCAATCCCAAAAGTTCATCACTTTCCTACTTGCCATTGTCCCACGAAAGAAGTTGACGGTTGATCTCATATCAACGATGGAGAATTGTCTACAATCTCAGCTCAAACCACGCAATCTACCTTGATTACTACAATCCAAGGAGGACCTCCCATGGCTCACTTTATATCACATCATGTCATAGTATTCTCaacttaatgttttttttaaccACATGATAGTTTAAAGATACATAAATTTCTTTTACGGGAATAATTAGATTTTTTGTGCGTTCAATTATGGATAAATCAAttgaatatgatatattttatctAAATTATTAGCATTTTAACAACATATTTAATAGTATTATGATTTGAatacactttttttttatgtaaaattactaATTTGGACAAATTTTTAATAGAGTAACTAAAATGAACTTTATATAGTAGTATAAATACCTTTAATAGGCTTTAGTCCTCTACTTTACCATTTTAACTAAAGTTATACTTGATTTTTatattaatcttttataaattGGTTCATAAACATTTTTACCTAAACCATGATCTGACAAAAtccaatataatttaattaattggcTTAAAATAGTAAGTtagaaacttaaaaatttcctttttttctccaagtcaatttttttctctttcgtTTTGCCCGCCGTCTTTTCTCCATACCAccaaccatttttttcttttttctcatcaGTCACCCCATGTTTAATCTCTCTTTTCAATTTACAGATTTATCATATAAGTATTTTTATTGTCTTCACTAGTTGTAATGAACAGATGATAATGCTTGTTGTTGTTGAACTCTACCAAACACCGGCAGTTTCTCTTAAAAAGTGGGTGACCTTTTATCGGCTTCTtaatttgtttctgttttgagtattttagaataataaatgattttaagAGTCAGTTTGGACCcatgttttcttaagttttacattttttttgtttgttttccattgtttaatagGTATTCACTTTTTGAAGTTTTTGTTTGCCTTTGGAGCATGTTTTTCAGTCTTGCTTTTGCGAATAATTTTAGGAATGCTTTTGTTATCGTCCTATCCAATTTTGTGGATGTTCGATTCTTTTACTTCACCACTTAAGACTATCTGGGTCTAATTTTCTTATTGTGCTAGTTGCTTGCAATTATTCTAAATATGCCGTACTTGAGTTGTGAAAAAGTTAATTGTCAATGTATCGTAATGTTCTATTTGATGTTGAGGTTAAAACTTTTATCATGTTGATGGAGCCTATTCTTTTATCACCCATGATGattgtttgttttttattttattttaagtgaattgTATATTTTCTAaggaatgaattaatgaattaaatgatttaaaatataaatgaatgatTAAGAGATATTTTACTGGACGCCAAAGCAAAGATatttctttttgggtgaaattttagTCAAAggacaaatattaaaaaattgtccCTTGCTcgtaaaaatttataaagaaagaAATTTCTAAAAGAATACATCCGTTGATGAGGTTGACACGTGAGAATTTGAAAACGAGAAGCTACGCGTTTGGTTTACATTTGAGGCGCGTGAGAAACGTGAAATAGTGCGTACGTGGACACTAATAATCCcgcattaaaaaaatatatttatcctAAACAAGACGAAAAGTCGAAAACAGTGTCTTGAATTTGAAGGTGAGGGAAAGCTATTGGGTTTGTTTAAATAAACAGAGAATTCGGATCGATACCACGAAGATCTAACGTGGCAATCTAATCAACCGTACTTTTAACGGCTTAAGTGGAGAAAAGGAATTTCTCGCCGTTTGATTGGTTTTGCGAAGGGAACATTATTAAACAAAACAAGAAACTGGGGACTAATAGAATCGAAGAAGAAACTTTTTATGTATATAAAAAGAGGACGCTGATTGAGAAGGGGAACAAAATGGTGTCAAATACTTGTTACTGTTCCCGATTCTTAGCTATAAATAGGAGTCTTCCTTCCATTTATCTTCACTCAAAATCTAATCAACGTCGAATTTCACTCTTCTTTAGAAGCAAGCAAAATTTTCAGAAACGTGTAAGTTCTGGTATTTCAGGCGTTGGGGTTTTCAGAGTTTCTATCAATCCAGCGCTATCGGTATTATCTTTTAAGGTAATTTTATGAGCTTGCATTTCTGAATTTTTACTCCCTTTGTAAGTGTTTGATGTTTTGATTTTACAGTTTCTGAAAATGGctcttttgttgttgttgttgttgttggagTTCTCAGAAAGGTGATTTAAAGCCACCTTTGAAGAAAGAAGGAGTAGAAGGAATGACGATTAAACCAGCGGTTAGGATCTCCGAGAGGAAATTAGTGGTAAAGGAGCGGACAATCCTGACCGGAGTTCCCGAAAATGTGATCGCAACTTCCGGTACGGCAGCCGGTTCGGTGGAGGGGGTTTTCCTTGGTGCGGTTTTTGATGAAGAGAACAGCAGGCATGTGGTGCCCATCGGGACTTTACGCGATGTCCGGTTCATGTCCTGCTTTAGGTTCAAGTTATGGTGGATGGCCCAGAAAATGGGAGATCAAGGCAAAGACGTTCCTCTCGAGACTCAATTCCTTTTGGTGGAAACCAAAGGTGGGTCCCACCTGGACTCAACCGAAGAAAATCAGATTGTTTATACCGTATTCCTCCCTTTGATTGAAGGCCCCTTTCGAGCCGTCCTACAAGGCAACCAAAACGACCAGCTCGAGCTGTGTTTAGAGAGCGGCGACGCCGACACCAAAGCATCGTCGTTTACGCATTCCGTTTATATCCACGCAGGCACCGACCCTTTCACTACAATCACCGAAGCAATCAGGGCCGTCAAATTACATCTCAAAACGTTCCGGCAACGTCACGAGAAAAATTACCTGGGATTGTTGACTATTTCGGGTGGTGCACCTGGGACGCTTTTTACCAGGACGTTACTCAAGAAGGGGTCGAAGCTGGGCTCGAGTCTTTAGCTGCCGGCGGGACCCCACCGAAGTTCGTGATCATCGACGACGGATGGCAATCTGTATGCGGCGACCCCCGCGAAGAAGACAAATCGTCGTCATCGGCCTATCAGGCTGAAACGAAACAACAGCCATTGCTTCGCTTGACGGGGATAAAAGAAAACGAGAAATTCCAGAATAAGGATGATCCAACTGTGGGGATCAAAAACATCGTCAACATTGCGAAAGAAAAACACGGGTTAAAGTATGTGTACGTTTGGCATGCAATTACGGGGTACTGGGGTGGAGTCCGCCCTGGAGTTGAGGAAATGGAAGGATACGGGTCGAGAATCCGGTACCCGATGGTTTCTAAGGGAGTGGTGGATAATGAACCGGGTTGGAAAACCGATGCGATAGCTGTTCAAGGGTTGGGTTTAGTGAACCCGAAAAATGTGTACAAATTTTACAACGAGTTGCACAGTTATCTGGCGGATGCGGGCATAGATGGAGTTAAGGTGGACGTGCAGTGCATTTTGGAAACTCTTGGAGCTGAACTCGGTGGAAGGGTGGAGTTGACGAGGCAATATCATCAGGCCCTTGACGCATCGGTGGGGAGGAATTTTCCAGACAATGGAATCATCGCTTGCATGAGCCATAACACTGATGCACTCTACTGGTAATTACCCCGCCCTTTGGTTCAGTCATTTCATTTGAGTTTTATAGAATCTTgcattttttttggggggttttaTGGTGATGTTAGAATTTTGTTGAAACAGTTCGAAACAGACGGCGGTGGTGAGAGCATCAGATGATTTCTACCCGCGCGACCCGGTCTCGCACACCATCCATATTGCAGCGGTGGCCTACAATAGTGTTTTCCTTGGGGAATTTATGCAACCCGATTGGGATATGTTCCACTCACTTCATCCGGCTGCTGAGTACCACGCCTCAGCCCGAGCTATTAGCGGTGGCCCCATCTATGTCAGGTAAGGACTAAGGAGGGCTCGCCTAGCCGGcccctttttttttgctttatttcttttcaggactaaaaatttatttggtttttcaGTGGCAAAATATTTAAGCTTTTGTTTGTCACAGTGATGCGCCTGGGAGACACAATTTTGAGCTTCTGAAGAAACTGGTGTTGCCTGATGGGTCCATTCTTCGTGCTCGTTTGCCTGGACGCCCCACTCGCGACTGCTTGTTTACAGATCCAGCTCGTGATGGCGTTAGGTAAGATCAGCTCTTTTAATCTCTGTTCAGTTGGAATGGAATTTGATAGAGATATGTGTCTTTGAAAATTAACCATCTAAATGGAACATAAGCTGCCTTCTGTTTGTTTATTAGAACAATTTGTATTTAAGAACTTTGATGTTGGTTTCAATTGATATGAAACATCTACTAGCTTTGGCAGTTAAAATGGTCTAAGGCTGCAAATTAAAGGATCTGATTCTGAAGGTTGGTTGACCTGTTGATTGAATTGTTGGCATTTCcttatttctctttttatttgATTGCAGCTTGTTGAAGATATGGAACATGAATAAGTACACCGGAGTTCTAGGTGTTTACAACTGCCAAGGTGCAGCATGGAACAGCGCGGCCAGGAAGAATACTTTCCACCAAACCAAGACAGACTCCTTATCAGGCCACGTAAAAGGCCATGATGTCCATCTCATTTCAGAGGCCTCATTGGACCCTGAATGGGCCGGTGACTCTGCAGTTTACTGTCACCAGACTGGTGAACTTATCACCCTTCCATACAATGCTGCCATGCCAGTGTCCCTCAAGGTCCTtgagcatgaaattttcacaataGCACCTATCAAGAATTTGGCTCCAGGATTCAGTTTTGCACCCTTGGGACTCATCAACATGTACAACTCTGGTGGTGCCATTGTGGATTTAAAGTATGAAGTTAAAGATGGTGCCAAACTATCTGAGCTTGATATTGAATATGGAAGTGAAAGCAGTGGTCTTAATGTGAGGGCGGAGAATTCTAGCAATGAACTGGTGGGAAAGGTTTGCATGGAAATAAAAGGTTGTGGCAACTTTGGTGCTTATTCATCAGCCAAGCCAAGAAAGTGCAGCGTTGGGTACAGTGAAGTTCAGT contains:
- the LOC107941735 gene encoding LOW QUALITY PROTEIN: probable galactinol--sucrose galactosyltransferase 6 (The sequence of the model RefSeq protein was modified relative to this genomic sequence to represent the inferred CDS: inserted 1 base in 1 codon), yielding MVSNTCYCSRFLAINRSLPSIYLHSKSNQRRISLFFRSKQNFQKRVSSGISGVGVFRVSINPALSVLSFKKGDLKPPLKKEGVEGMTIKPAVRISERKLVVKERTILTGVPENVIATSGTAAGSVEGVFLGAVFDEENSRHVVPIGTLRDVRFMSCFRFKLWWMAQKMGDQGKDVPLETQFLLVETKGGSHLDSTEENQIVYTVFLPLIEGPFRAVLQGNQNDQLELCLESGDADTKASSFTHSVYIHAGTDPFTTITEAIRAVKLHLKTFRQRXREKLPGIVDYFGWCTWDAFYQDVTQEGVEAGLESLAAGGTPPKFVIIDDGWQSVCGDPREEDKSSSSAYQAETKQQPLLRLTGIKENEKFQNKDDPTVGIKNIVNIAKEKHGLKYVYVWHAITGYWGGVRPGVEEMEGYGSRIRYPMVSKGVVDNEPGWKTDAIAVQGLGLVNPKNVYKFYNELHSYLADAGIDGVKVDVQCILETLGAELGGRVELTRQYHQALDASVGRNFPDNGIIACMSHNTDALYCSKQTAVVRASDDFYPRDPVSHTIHIAAVAYNSVFLGEFMQPDWDMFHSLHPAAEYHASARAISGGPIYVSDAPGRHNFELLKKLVLPDGSILRARLPGRPTRDCLFTDPARDGVSLLKIWNMNKYTGVLGVYNCQGAAWNSAARKNTFHQTKTDSLSGHVKGHDVHLISEASLDPEWAGDSAVYCHQTGELITLPYNAAMPVSLKVLEHEIFTIAPIKNLAPGFSFAPLGLINMYNSGGAIVDLKYEVKDGAKLSELDIEYGSESSGLNVRAENSSNELVGKVCMEIKGCGNFGAYSSAKPRKCSVGYSEVQFDYDSLSGLVRFSLEKLPEEGLKVHVVEVELS